A genomic window from Castor canadensis chromosome 18, mCasCan1.hap1v2, whole genome shotgun sequence includes:
- the Mapkapk5 gene encoding MAP kinase-activated protein kinase 5 isoform X4 has protein sequence MSEESDMEKAIKETSILEEYNINWTQKLGAGISGPVRVCVRKSTQERFALKILLDRPKARNEVRLHMMCATHPNIVQIVEVFANSVQFPHESSPRARLLIVMEMMEGGELFHRISQHRHFTEKQASQVTKQIALALQHCHLLNIAHRDLKPENLLFKDNSLDASVKLCDFGFAKIDQGDLMTPQFTPYYVAPQVLEAQRRHQKEKSGIIPTSPTPYTYNKSCDLWSLGVIIYVMLCGYPPFYSKHHSRTIPKDMRRKIMTGSFEFPEEEWSQISEMAKDVVRKLLKVKPEERLTIEGVLDHPWLNSTEALDNVLPSAQLMMDKAVVAGIQQAHAEQLANMRIQDLKVSLKPLHSVNNPILRKRKLLGTKPKDGVYIHDHENGAEDSNVALEKLRDVIAQCILPQAGENEDEKLNEVMQEAWKYNRECKLLRDTLQSFSWNGHGFTDKVDRLKLAEIVKQVIEEQTTSHESQ, from the exons GAAACTTCCATTTTAGAAGAATACAATATCAATTGGACTCAGAAGCTGGGTGCTGGAATCAGTGGTCCTGTTAG agTCTGTGTGAGGAAGTCTACCCAAGAACGGTTTGCGCTGAAAATTCTTCTTGATCGTCCAAAAGCTAGAAATGAG GTACGTCTGCATATGATGTGTGCCACACACCCCAATATAGTTCAGATTGTTGAAGTGTTTGCTAACAGTGTACAATTTCCTCACGAGTCCAGCCCCAG GGCTCGACTCTTAATTGTAATGGAGATGATGGAAGGGGGAGAGCTATTTCACAGAATCAGCCAGCACCGGCACTTTACAGAGAAGCAAGCCAGCCAAGTAACAAAGCAG ATTGCTTTGGCTCTACAGCACTGTCACTTGTTAAACATTGCGCACAGAGACCTCAAGCCTGAAAATCTGCTTTTCAAGGATAACTCTTTG GATGCTTCAGTAAAATTGTGTGACTTTGGATTTGCTAAAATTGACCAGGGTGACTTGATGACACCCCAGTTCACCCCTTATTATGTAGCACCTCAG GTACTAGAGGCACAGAGAAGGCATCAGAAGGAGAAGTCTGGTATCATACCTACCTCACCAACACCCTACACTTACAACAAG AGCTGTGATTTATGGTCCCTGGGCGTCATTATCTATGTGATGCTGTGTGGATACCCTCCTTTTTACTCCAAACACCACAGCCGGACTATCCCAAAGGACATGAGGAGAAAGATCATGACAGGCAGTTTTGAGTTCCCAGAAGAAGAATGGAGCCAGATCTCAGAGATGGCCAAAGATGTTGTGAGGAA GCTCCTAAAGGTCAAACCAGAGGAAAGACTCACCATTGAGGGAGTGCTGGACCACCCGTGGCTCAACTCGACTGAGGCCCTGGACAATGTTCTACCTTCTGCCCAACTGATGATGGATAAG gccgtggttgcaggaatcCAGCAGGCTCACGCAGAGCAGCTAGCCAACATGAGAATCCAGGACCTAAAAGTCAGCCTCAAACCCCTGCACTCGGTCAACAACCCCATTCTGAGGAAGAGGAAGTTACTTGG CACCAAGCCAAAGGATGGTGTTTATATCCACGACCATGAGAATGGAGCTGAGGATTCAAATGTTGCCTTGGAAAAACTTCGAGATGTGATTGCTCAGTGTATCCTCCCCCAGGCTG GAGAGAATGAAGATGAGAAACTGAATGAAGTAATGCAGGAAGCCTGGAAGTATAACCGAGAATGCAAACTCCTAAGGGATACTCTGCAGAGCTTCAGCTGGAATG GTCATGGATTCACAGATAAAGTAGATCGACTAAAACTGGCAGAAATTGTGAAGCAAGTAATAGAAGAGCAAACCACTTCCCATGAATCCCAATAA
- the Mapkapk5 gene encoding MAP kinase-activated protein kinase 5 isoform X3: MSEESDMEKAIKETSILEEYNINWTQKLGAGISGPVRVCVRKSTQERFALKILLDRPKARNEVRLHMMCATHPNIVQIVEVFANSVQFPHESSPRARLLIVMEMMEGGELFHRISQHRHFTEKQASQVTKQIALALQHCHLLNIAHRDLKPENLLFKDNSLDASVKLCDFGFAKIDQGDLMTPQFTPYYVAPQVLEAQRRHQKEKSGIIPTSPTPYTYNKSCDLWSLGVIIYVMLCGYPPFYSKHHSRTIPKDMRRKIMTGSFEFPEEEWSQISEMAKDVVRKLLKVKPEERLTIEGVLDHPWLNSTEALDNVLPSAQLMMDKAVVAGIQQAHAEQLANMRIQDLKVSLKPLHSVNNPILRKRKLLGTKPKDGVYIHDHENGAEDSNVALEKLRDVIAQCILPQAGKGENEDEKLNEVMQEAWKYNRECKLLRDTLQSFSWNGHGFTDKVDRLKLAEIVKQVIEEQTTSHESQ, encoded by the exons GAAACTTCCATTTTAGAAGAATACAATATCAATTGGACTCAGAAGCTGGGTGCTGGAATCAGTGGTCCTGTTAG agTCTGTGTGAGGAAGTCTACCCAAGAACGGTTTGCGCTGAAAATTCTTCTTGATCGTCCAAAAGCTAGAAATGAG GTACGTCTGCATATGATGTGTGCCACACACCCCAATATAGTTCAGATTGTTGAAGTGTTTGCTAACAGTGTACAATTTCCTCACGAGTCCAGCCCCAG GGCTCGACTCTTAATTGTAATGGAGATGATGGAAGGGGGAGAGCTATTTCACAGAATCAGCCAGCACCGGCACTTTACAGAGAAGCAAGCCAGCCAAGTAACAAAGCAG ATTGCTTTGGCTCTACAGCACTGTCACTTGTTAAACATTGCGCACAGAGACCTCAAGCCTGAAAATCTGCTTTTCAAGGATAACTCTTTG GATGCTTCAGTAAAATTGTGTGACTTTGGATTTGCTAAAATTGACCAGGGTGACTTGATGACACCCCAGTTCACCCCTTATTATGTAGCACCTCAG GTACTAGAGGCACAGAGAAGGCATCAGAAGGAGAAGTCTGGTATCATACCTACCTCACCAACACCCTACACTTACAACAAG AGCTGTGATTTATGGTCCCTGGGCGTCATTATCTATGTGATGCTGTGTGGATACCCTCCTTTTTACTCCAAACACCACAGCCGGACTATCCCAAAGGACATGAGGAGAAAGATCATGACAGGCAGTTTTGAGTTCCCAGAAGAAGAATGGAGCCAGATCTCAGAGATGGCCAAAGATGTTGTGAGGAA GCTCCTAAAGGTCAAACCAGAGGAAAGACTCACCATTGAGGGAGTGCTGGACCACCCGTGGCTCAACTCGACTGAGGCCCTGGACAATGTTCTACCTTCTGCCCAACTGATGATGGATAAG gccgtggttgcaggaatcCAGCAGGCTCACGCAGAGCAGCTAGCCAACATGAGAATCCAGGACCTAAAAGTCAGCCTCAAACCCCTGCACTCGGTCAACAACCCCATTCTGAGGAAGAGGAAGTTACTTGG CACCAAGCCAAAGGATGGTGTTTATATCCACGACCATGAGAATGGAGCTGAGGATTCAAATGTTGCCTTGGAAAAACTTCGAGATGTGATTGCTCAGTGTATCCTCCCCCAGGCTGGTAAAG GAGAGAATGAAGATGAGAAACTGAATGAAGTAATGCAGGAAGCCTGGAAGTATAACCGAGAATGCAAACTCCTAAGGGATACTCTGCAGAGCTTCAGCTGGAATG GTCATGGATTCACAGATAAAGTAGATCGACTAAAACTGGCAGAAATTGTGAAGCAAGTAATAGAAGAGCAAACCACTTCCCATGAATCCCAATAA
- the Mapkapk5 gene encoding MAP kinase-activated protein kinase 5 isoform X6, producing the protein MSEESDMEKAIKETSILEEYNINWTQKLGAGISGPVRVCVRKSTQERFALKILLDRPKARNEVRLHMMCATHPNIVQIVEVFANSVQFPHESSPRARLLIVMEMMEGGELFHRISQHRHFTEKQASQVTKQIALALQHCHLLNIAHRDLKPENLLFKDNSLDASVKLCDFGFAKIDQGDLMTPQFTPYYVAPQSCDLWSLGVIIYVMLCGYPPFYSKHHSRTIPKDMRRKIMTGSFEFPEEEWSQISEMAKDVVRKLLKVKPEERLTIEGVLDHPWLNSTEALDNVLPSAQLMMDKAVVAGIQQAHAEQLANMRIQDLKVSLKPLHSVNNPILRKRKLLGTKPKDGVYIHDHENGAEDSNVALEKLRDVIAQCILPQAGKGENEDEKLNEVMQEAWKYNRECKLLRDTLQSFSWNGHGFTDKVDRLKLAEIVKQVIEEQTTSHESQ; encoded by the exons GAAACTTCCATTTTAGAAGAATACAATATCAATTGGACTCAGAAGCTGGGTGCTGGAATCAGTGGTCCTGTTAG agTCTGTGTGAGGAAGTCTACCCAAGAACGGTTTGCGCTGAAAATTCTTCTTGATCGTCCAAAAGCTAGAAATGAG GTACGTCTGCATATGATGTGTGCCACACACCCCAATATAGTTCAGATTGTTGAAGTGTTTGCTAACAGTGTACAATTTCCTCACGAGTCCAGCCCCAG GGCTCGACTCTTAATTGTAATGGAGATGATGGAAGGGGGAGAGCTATTTCACAGAATCAGCCAGCACCGGCACTTTACAGAGAAGCAAGCCAGCCAAGTAACAAAGCAG ATTGCTTTGGCTCTACAGCACTGTCACTTGTTAAACATTGCGCACAGAGACCTCAAGCCTGAAAATCTGCTTTTCAAGGATAACTCTTTG GATGCTTCAGTAAAATTGTGTGACTTTGGATTTGCTAAAATTGACCAGGGTGACTTGATGACACCCCAGTTCACCCCTTATTATGTAGCACCTCAG AGCTGTGATTTATGGTCCCTGGGCGTCATTATCTATGTGATGCTGTGTGGATACCCTCCTTTTTACTCCAAACACCACAGCCGGACTATCCCAAAGGACATGAGGAGAAAGATCATGACAGGCAGTTTTGAGTTCCCAGAAGAAGAATGGAGCCAGATCTCAGAGATGGCCAAAGATGTTGTGAGGAA GCTCCTAAAGGTCAAACCAGAGGAAAGACTCACCATTGAGGGAGTGCTGGACCACCCGTGGCTCAACTCGACTGAGGCCCTGGACAATGTTCTACCTTCTGCCCAACTGATGATGGATAAG gccgtggttgcaggaatcCAGCAGGCTCACGCAGAGCAGCTAGCCAACATGAGAATCCAGGACCTAAAAGTCAGCCTCAAACCCCTGCACTCGGTCAACAACCCCATTCTGAGGAAGAGGAAGTTACTTGG CACCAAGCCAAAGGATGGTGTTTATATCCACGACCATGAGAATGGAGCTGAGGATTCAAATGTTGCCTTGGAAAAACTTCGAGATGTGATTGCTCAGTGTATCCTCCCCCAGGCTGGTAAAG GAGAGAATGAAGATGAGAAACTGAATGAAGTAATGCAGGAAGCCTGGAAGTATAACCGAGAATGCAAACTCCTAAGGGATACTCTGCAGAGCTTCAGCTGGAATG GTCATGGATTCACAGATAAAGTAGATCGACTAAAACTGGCAGAAATTGTGAAGCAAGTAATAGAAGAGCAAACCACTTCCCATGAATCCCAATAA
- the Mapkapk5 gene encoding MAP kinase-activated protein kinase 5 isoform X2: MSEESDMEKAIKETSILEEYNINWTQKLGAGISGPVRVCVRKSTQERFALKILLDRPKARNEVRLHMMCATHPNIVQIVEVFANSVQFPHESSPRARLLIVMEMMEGGELFHRISQHRHFTEKQASQVTKQIALALQHCHLLNIAHRDLKPENLLFKDNSLDASVKLCDFGFAKIDQGDLMTPQFTPYYVAPQVLEAQRRHQKEKSGIIPTSPTPYTYNKSCDLWSLGVIIYVMLCGYPPFYSKHHSRTIPKDMRRKIMTGSFEFPEEEWSQISEMAKDVVRKLLKVKPEERLTIEGVLDHPWLNSTEALDNVLPSAQLMMDKAVVAGIQQAHAEQLANMRIQDLKVSLKPLHSVNNPILRKRKLLGTKPKDGVYIHDHENGAEDSNVALEKLRDVIAQCILPQAGENEDEKLNEVMQEAWKYNRECKLLRDTLQSFSWNGQQTTLDKFQDAQGREHIFLLAWLVSWVMDSQIK; encoded by the exons GAAACTTCCATTTTAGAAGAATACAATATCAATTGGACTCAGAAGCTGGGTGCTGGAATCAGTGGTCCTGTTAG agTCTGTGTGAGGAAGTCTACCCAAGAACGGTTTGCGCTGAAAATTCTTCTTGATCGTCCAAAAGCTAGAAATGAG GTACGTCTGCATATGATGTGTGCCACACACCCCAATATAGTTCAGATTGTTGAAGTGTTTGCTAACAGTGTACAATTTCCTCACGAGTCCAGCCCCAG GGCTCGACTCTTAATTGTAATGGAGATGATGGAAGGGGGAGAGCTATTTCACAGAATCAGCCAGCACCGGCACTTTACAGAGAAGCAAGCCAGCCAAGTAACAAAGCAG ATTGCTTTGGCTCTACAGCACTGTCACTTGTTAAACATTGCGCACAGAGACCTCAAGCCTGAAAATCTGCTTTTCAAGGATAACTCTTTG GATGCTTCAGTAAAATTGTGTGACTTTGGATTTGCTAAAATTGACCAGGGTGACTTGATGACACCCCAGTTCACCCCTTATTATGTAGCACCTCAG GTACTAGAGGCACAGAGAAGGCATCAGAAGGAGAAGTCTGGTATCATACCTACCTCACCAACACCCTACACTTACAACAAG AGCTGTGATTTATGGTCCCTGGGCGTCATTATCTATGTGATGCTGTGTGGATACCCTCCTTTTTACTCCAAACACCACAGCCGGACTATCCCAAAGGACATGAGGAGAAAGATCATGACAGGCAGTTTTGAGTTCCCAGAAGAAGAATGGAGCCAGATCTCAGAGATGGCCAAAGATGTTGTGAGGAA GCTCCTAAAGGTCAAACCAGAGGAAAGACTCACCATTGAGGGAGTGCTGGACCACCCGTGGCTCAACTCGACTGAGGCCCTGGACAATGTTCTACCTTCTGCCCAACTGATGATGGATAAG gccgtggttgcaggaatcCAGCAGGCTCACGCAGAGCAGCTAGCCAACATGAGAATCCAGGACCTAAAAGTCAGCCTCAAACCCCTGCACTCGGTCAACAACCCCATTCTGAGGAAGAGGAAGTTACTTGG CACCAAGCCAAAGGATGGTGTTTATATCCACGACCATGAGAATGGAGCTGAGGATTCAAATGTTGCCTTGGAAAAACTTCGAGATGTGATTGCTCAGTGTATCCTCCCCCAGGCTG GAGAGAATGAAGATGAGAAACTGAATGAAGTAATGCAGGAAGCCTGGAAGTATAACCGAGAATGCAAACTCCTAAGGGATACTCTGCAGAGCTTCAGCTGGAATG GTCAGCAAACTACATTAGACAAGTTCCAGGATGCCCAGGGAAGGGAGCACATTTTTTTacttgcctggcttgtttcttgg GTCATGGATTCACAGATAAAGTAG
- the Mapkapk5 gene encoding MAP kinase-activated protein kinase 5 isoform X1, giving the protein MSEESDMEKAIKETSILEEYNINWTQKLGAGISGPVRVCVRKSTQERFALKILLDRPKARNEVRLHMMCATHPNIVQIVEVFANSVQFPHESSPRARLLIVMEMMEGGELFHRISQHRHFTEKQASQVTKQIALALQHCHLLNIAHRDLKPENLLFKDNSLDASVKLCDFGFAKIDQGDLMTPQFTPYYVAPQVLEAQRRHQKEKSGIIPTSPTPYTYNKSCDLWSLGVIIYVMLCGYPPFYSKHHSRTIPKDMRRKIMTGSFEFPEEEWSQISEMAKDVVRKLLKVKPEERLTIEGVLDHPWLNSTEALDNVLPSAQLMMDKAVVAGIQQAHAEQLANMRIQDLKVSLKPLHSVNNPILRKRKLLGTKPKDGVYIHDHENGAEDSNVALEKLRDVIAQCILPQAGKGENEDEKLNEVMQEAWKYNRECKLLRDTLQSFSWNGQQTTLDKFQDAQGREHIFLLAWLVSWVMDSQIK; this is encoded by the exons GAAACTTCCATTTTAGAAGAATACAATATCAATTGGACTCAGAAGCTGGGTGCTGGAATCAGTGGTCCTGTTAG agTCTGTGTGAGGAAGTCTACCCAAGAACGGTTTGCGCTGAAAATTCTTCTTGATCGTCCAAAAGCTAGAAATGAG GTACGTCTGCATATGATGTGTGCCACACACCCCAATATAGTTCAGATTGTTGAAGTGTTTGCTAACAGTGTACAATTTCCTCACGAGTCCAGCCCCAG GGCTCGACTCTTAATTGTAATGGAGATGATGGAAGGGGGAGAGCTATTTCACAGAATCAGCCAGCACCGGCACTTTACAGAGAAGCAAGCCAGCCAAGTAACAAAGCAG ATTGCTTTGGCTCTACAGCACTGTCACTTGTTAAACATTGCGCACAGAGACCTCAAGCCTGAAAATCTGCTTTTCAAGGATAACTCTTTG GATGCTTCAGTAAAATTGTGTGACTTTGGATTTGCTAAAATTGACCAGGGTGACTTGATGACACCCCAGTTCACCCCTTATTATGTAGCACCTCAG GTACTAGAGGCACAGAGAAGGCATCAGAAGGAGAAGTCTGGTATCATACCTACCTCACCAACACCCTACACTTACAACAAG AGCTGTGATTTATGGTCCCTGGGCGTCATTATCTATGTGATGCTGTGTGGATACCCTCCTTTTTACTCCAAACACCACAGCCGGACTATCCCAAAGGACATGAGGAGAAAGATCATGACAGGCAGTTTTGAGTTCCCAGAAGAAGAATGGAGCCAGATCTCAGAGATGGCCAAAGATGTTGTGAGGAA GCTCCTAAAGGTCAAACCAGAGGAAAGACTCACCATTGAGGGAGTGCTGGACCACCCGTGGCTCAACTCGACTGAGGCCCTGGACAATGTTCTACCTTCTGCCCAACTGATGATGGATAAG gccgtggttgcaggaatcCAGCAGGCTCACGCAGAGCAGCTAGCCAACATGAGAATCCAGGACCTAAAAGTCAGCCTCAAACCCCTGCACTCGGTCAACAACCCCATTCTGAGGAAGAGGAAGTTACTTGG CACCAAGCCAAAGGATGGTGTTTATATCCACGACCATGAGAATGGAGCTGAGGATTCAAATGTTGCCTTGGAAAAACTTCGAGATGTGATTGCTCAGTGTATCCTCCCCCAGGCTGGTAAAG GAGAGAATGAAGATGAGAAACTGAATGAAGTAATGCAGGAAGCCTGGAAGTATAACCGAGAATGCAAACTCCTAAGGGATACTCTGCAGAGCTTCAGCTGGAATG GTCAGCAAACTACATTAGACAAGTTCCAGGATGCCCAGGGAAGGGAGCACATTTTTTTacttgcctggcttgtttcttgg GTCATGGATTCACAGATAAAGTAG
- the Mapkapk5 gene encoding MAP kinase-activated protein kinase 5 isoform X5 has protein sequence MSEESDMEKAIKETSILEEYNINWTQKLGAGISGPVRVCVRKSTQERFALKILLDRPKARNEVRLHMMCATHPNIVQIVEVFANSVQFPHESSPRARLLIVMEMMEGGELFHRISQHRHFTEKQASQVTKQIALALQHCHLLNIAHRDLKPENLLFKDNSLDASVKLCDFGFAKIDQGDLMTPQFTPYYVAPQSCDLWSLGVIIYVMLCGYPPFYSKHHSRTIPKDMRRKIMTGSFEFPEEEWSQISEMAKDVVRKLLKVKPEERLTIEGVLDHPWLNSTEALDNVLPSAQLMMDKAVVAGIQQAHAEQLANMRIQDLKVSLKPLHSVNNPILRKRKLLGTKPKDGVYIHDHENGAEDSNVALEKLRDVIAQCILPQAGKGENEDEKLNEVMQEAWKYNRECKLLRDTLQSFSWNGQQTTLDKFQDAQGREHIFLLAWLVSWVMDSQIK, from the exons GAAACTTCCATTTTAGAAGAATACAATATCAATTGGACTCAGAAGCTGGGTGCTGGAATCAGTGGTCCTGTTAG agTCTGTGTGAGGAAGTCTACCCAAGAACGGTTTGCGCTGAAAATTCTTCTTGATCGTCCAAAAGCTAGAAATGAG GTACGTCTGCATATGATGTGTGCCACACACCCCAATATAGTTCAGATTGTTGAAGTGTTTGCTAACAGTGTACAATTTCCTCACGAGTCCAGCCCCAG GGCTCGACTCTTAATTGTAATGGAGATGATGGAAGGGGGAGAGCTATTTCACAGAATCAGCCAGCACCGGCACTTTACAGAGAAGCAAGCCAGCCAAGTAACAAAGCAG ATTGCTTTGGCTCTACAGCACTGTCACTTGTTAAACATTGCGCACAGAGACCTCAAGCCTGAAAATCTGCTTTTCAAGGATAACTCTTTG GATGCTTCAGTAAAATTGTGTGACTTTGGATTTGCTAAAATTGACCAGGGTGACTTGATGACACCCCAGTTCACCCCTTATTATGTAGCACCTCAG AGCTGTGATTTATGGTCCCTGGGCGTCATTATCTATGTGATGCTGTGTGGATACCCTCCTTTTTACTCCAAACACCACAGCCGGACTATCCCAAAGGACATGAGGAGAAAGATCATGACAGGCAGTTTTGAGTTCCCAGAAGAAGAATGGAGCCAGATCTCAGAGATGGCCAAAGATGTTGTGAGGAA GCTCCTAAAGGTCAAACCAGAGGAAAGACTCACCATTGAGGGAGTGCTGGACCACCCGTGGCTCAACTCGACTGAGGCCCTGGACAATGTTCTACCTTCTGCCCAACTGATGATGGATAAG gccgtggttgcaggaatcCAGCAGGCTCACGCAGAGCAGCTAGCCAACATGAGAATCCAGGACCTAAAAGTCAGCCTCAAACCCCTGCACTCGGTCAACAACCCCATTCTGAGGAAGAGGAAGTTACTTGG CACCAAGCCAAAGGATGGTGTTTATATCCACGACCATGAGAATGGAGCTGAGGATTCAAATGTTGCCTTGGAAAAACTTCGAGATGTGATTGCTCAGTGTATCCTCCCCCAGGCTGGTAAAG GAGAGAATGAAGATGAGAAACTGAATGAAGTAATGCAGGAAGCCTGGAAGTATAACCGAGAATGCAAACTCCTAAGGGATACTCTGCAGAGCTTCAGCTGGAATG GTCAGCAAACTACATTAGACAAGTTCCAGGATGCCCAGGGAAGGGAGCACATTTTTTTacttgcctggcttgtttcttgg GTCATGGATTCACAGATAAAGTAG